CGAATGCAGAAACAACTGTACCATTGTAGGAGGAAAAGCACAATGTTGAATGCGATCGATAAAAAAATCTTAGCTGAAGTCGCTGATTTGCATGAAATCCCGCATGGAGCCTATAATATCCGTAAAAATGGCGAGAAAGCGGGACGAAATACGACTGCAAACATTGATATTATTACCAAGCAGGACAAGCCCGGCATTGATATCATTGTGAAACCCGGAACCAAAGGAGAAAGCGTGCATATTCCGGTTATTCTGTCTGAAGGGATGGATGACCTCGTTTACAATACATTTGAAATCGGCGCCGACTCGGACGTTCTGATTGTAGCCGGCTGCGGTATTCATAACCCGGGAAGCAAGAAAGCCCAGCATGACGGCGTTCACGAATTTTTTGTCCGCAAGGGTGCCAAGATGAAGTATGTAGAAAAACACTACGGCGAAGGCGATGGCAGCGGGGAAAGGATTTTGAATCCGAAGACGATTATTGAAGTCGAAGAGGGCGGTGTGGCTGAGCTGGAAATGGTTCAGATTAGAGGCGTCGACCAGACCAAAAGGGATACGGAAGTGCGCCTGCACAAGAACGCGCGTTTGATTGTCATGGAAAGACTGCTGACTACCACCAACCAGAATGCCGAATCCAATATTACAGTTGAGCTGACAGGAGAAGATGCTGCCGCCCAGATCATTTCGCGTTCCGTGGCGCAGGATCATTCCACCCAAGTTTTTCATTTGAATATGCGCGGCTATGCCCAATGCCGCGGACATATTCAATGTGATTCGATTATTATGGATCAAGCGAAAGTTTCTTCCATTCCGGAGATTTCGGCCTTCCATTCGGATGCGCAGCTGATCCATGAGGCGGCTATCGGCAGGATTGCAAACGATCAGCTGATCAAGCTGATGACGCTTGGTCTCACGGAAAAAGAGGCTGAAGATATGATTCTGCAAGGTTTTTTGGCCTAATATCAATGATAGGGTTATCTGATATAATATTAGGGTTAAGTAATCTATTAATAGGGCAATTTGAAGTTTTTCATTAATAGATAAATTTGATCGGAGATGGGAAAATGCGCAAACTTTCTTGCTAAACGTGAAGTTAAAAGAGCGTTCCAGAGTAAGCAGCAAGTACTGCTGGCTTTGTGACGCCCACGGATGGGCTAATGCCGCGGTGCCAAGGATGTCAAGGAGCGGTAAGCCCGCAAAGCAAGAAAGTTACAATTTTTTAAGCAATCAAAATTAAACCAACAGCATTTGGAATGTGCATTATATTGACATTTTTTCTGCACATCAACTGCGTTCAAGGATATTTTGGGGCTGCAAGAATAAACTTTCTTGCAGCCTTATTATTTTTAACAGTGAGGTGATCGTGATGGCGTTGATTAACATCGACCATTTAACGTTTTGCTATGACGGCAGTTATGACAATATCTTTGAAAATGTATCTTTTCAGATTGATACGGACTGGAAGCTTGGGTTCACAGGCCGAAACGGGCGCGGTAAAACGACCTTTTTGCAGCTGCTGTGCGGGAAATACGAGTATCGTGGGACAATTGACTCCCCCGTGTCTTTTGATTATTTTCCTTTTCAGGTTACCGATCCCAGTCAAAATGTCATTGAGGTAGTGGCGGGTATCTGTCCTGATTTTGAACATTGGGAACTTCAGAAAGAATTGTCATTGCTCGAAGTTGCAGAGGATGTCATGGAGCGGCCTTTTGCAGCCTTAAGCCAGGGGGAGCAGACCAAGGTTTTGCTTGCGGCACTGTTTATTAAACCCAACAACTTTCTTTTGATCGATGAACCGACCAACCATCTGGACATAGAGGGCAGGCGCGTTGTCGGGAAATATCTGAACAGGAAAACCGGCTTCATCCTGGTTTCGCATGACAGGGTTTTTCTGGACCGTTGTATCGACCATATCCTGACCATCAATAAAACCAATATTGAACTTCAAAAAGGTAATTTTTCAAAGTGGTGGATCAATAAAGAGAGAACGGATTCGTTTGAGACAGCGGAGAATGACAGGCTGCAGAAAGAGATCAAACAATTATCGGCAGCAGCCAGGCGGACGGCCGGCTGGTCGGATAAAATTGAGAAAACCAAGAAGGGAACACTGAACTCCGGCATCAAGCCGGATAAAGGCTATATCGGCCACCAGGCGGCAAAAATGATGAAACGGTCCAAAGTGATCGAAACTCGGCTGCAAAAGAACATCCAGACGAAAGAAAAACTTTTAAAAAATATTGAGCTGGCCGACAGCCTGAGTATGAAACCCCTTTCACACCCGAAAAATACACTCGTGGAATTGTCTGACCTGGCAATCTATTATGCGGACAGGAATGTCTGCGAGAATGTCCATTTTACCGTAGAGAGAGGAGAGCGCGTGGCCTTAAGCGGCCGCAACGGGTGCGGTAAATCCAGTGTTTTAAAGCTGCTGACTGGAGAAGAGCTGACTTACAGCGGCAAACTAAGTATCGGAAGCAATCTAAAAATCTCCTATATTTCGCAGGACACCGCTTACTTGCAGGGCAGCCTGCACAGTTTTGCCGAGCAGTACCAGATCGAGGAAAGCCGTTTTCTGACCATTCTGCACAAGCTCGATTTATCAGGCGTTCAGTTCGAAAAAGATATGCGTATGTTCAGCGCAGGGCAGAAGAAAAAGGTGCTCCTGGCCAAAAGTCTCTGCGAGCAGGCCCATCTGTATATCTGGGATGAACCACTGAACTATATTGACGTTCTGTCCCGGATGCAGATTGAGGACCTCATTGTAAGATGCCGGCCGACCTTGCTGTTTGTGGAGCATGACAGTGCGTTTGTGCAATCAGTGGCAACAAAATATATCAGGCTTTGATCGGTTGCCCTCGAACAAAATTTTCAGGGTCCTGAAGCACCGCGGATTTTCTGTTGACAAATGAGGTCTATTGGAATAGACTTACAAGTAGGGTCTATTGAGATAAACCTTCGGAGGTATCATGGAAAGCTATAAATTATTTGATGCGGAGTATAAATTTGTCAGTATCGTCTGGGAAAAGGAACCGGTGAATTCGACTGAGCTTGTAAGGCTTTCTTTGGAAAGATTGGGCTGGAAGAAGTCAACCACTTACACGGTTTTGCGAAAGCTATGTGAACGGGGCATTTTAGACAATGCTGATGCAGTAGTCACTTCACTTGTTAAAAAGGAAGAAGTGCAGAA
This genomic stretch from Dehalobacter restrictus DSM 9455 harbors:
- a CDS encoding SufB/SufD family protein yields the protein MLNAIDKKILAEVADLHEIPHGAYNIRKNGEKAGRNTTANIDIITKQDKPGIDIIVKPGTKGESVHIPVILSEGMDDLVYNTFEIGADSDVLIVAGCGIHNPGSKKAQHDGVHEFFVRKGAKMKYVEKHYGEGDGSGERILNPKTIIEVEEGGVAELEMVQIRGVDQTKRDTEVRLHKNARLIVMERLLTTTNQNAESNITVELTGEDAAAQIISRSVAQDHSTQVFHLNMRGYAQCRGHIQCDSIIMDQAKVSSIPEISAFHSDAQLIHEAAIGRIANDQLIKLMTLGLTEKEAEDMILQGFLA
- the abc-f gene encoding ribosomal protection-like ABC-F family protein, which translates into the protein MALINIDHLTFCYDGSYDNIFENVSFQIDTDWKLGFTGRNGRGKTTFLQLLCGKYEYRGTIDSPVSFDYFPFQVTDPSQNVIEVVAGICPDFEHWELQKELSLLEVAEDVMERPFAALSQGEQTKVLLAALFIKPNNFLLIDEPTNHLDIEGRRVVGKYLNRKTGFILVSHDRVFLDRCIDHILTINKTNIELQKGNFSKWWINKERTDSFETAENDRLQKEIKQLSAAARRTAGWSDKIEKTKKGTLNSGIKPDKGYIGHQAAKMMKRSKVIETRLQKNIQTKEKLLKNIELADSLSMKPLSHPKNTLVELSDLAIYYADRNVCENVHFTVERGERVALSGRNGCGKSSVLKLLTGEELTYSGKLSIGSNLKISYISQDTAYLQGSLHSFAEQYQIEESRFLTILHKLDLSGVQFEKDMRMFSAGQKKKVLLAKSLCEQAHLYIWDEPLNYIDVLSRMQIEDLIVRCRPTLLFVEHDSAFVQSVATKYIRL
- a CDS encoding BlaI/MecI/CopY family transcriptional regulator, which produces MESYKLFDAEYKFVSIVWEKEPVNSTELVRLSLERLGWKKSTTYTVLRKLCERGILDNADAVVTSLVKKEEVQKYESQSLIEKNFEGSLPQFLTAFLDRKKLTAKEAEELKRIIEEAMQ